In a genomic window of Vigna angularis cultivar LongXiaoDou No.4 chromosome 6, ASM1680809v1, whole genome shotgun sequence:
- the LOC108342730 gene encoding uncharacterized protein LOC108342730: protein MTVKIDIVVVKGSDAKVSKTKEIEVVKVSDTEDTTSLELEADDTNSDSSEAEDMNSDESETEYMTAEKSETENINSEESSEEVEDSDDEPPRCPVDSTSKRSNLSTGSSLADLDIKRSNNLYVDERVHFSIQGINYGWPSKDIQSKDKGIFNADERVHISIQGLNYEGPPKDIQSKDKGIFNADERVHISIQGFNYGGPPKDIQSKDKGIFYGQRQRLK from the exons atgacGGTTAAAATA GATATTGTGGTTGTAAAGGGTAGTGATGCGAAGGTTTCAAAAACAAAGGAAATTGAGGTTGTAAAGGTTAGTGATACTGAAGATACAACTTCTTTGGAACTTGAAGCTGATGATACAAATTCTGATTCCTCAGAAGCTGAAGATATGAACTCTGATGAATCAGAAACTGAATATATGACTGCTGAGAAATCTGAAACTGAGAATATAAATTCTGAGGAATCATCAGAAGAAGTTGAGGATTCAGATGATGAGCCACCAAG ATGTCCCGTGGATTCCACTTCAAAAAGAAGTAATTTGTCTACGGGGAG CTCTCTCGCGGATTTGGATATAAAAAGGAGTAataatttgtatgttgatgaaAG GGTTCACTTCAGTATTCAGGGGATAAATTATGGATGG CCATCCAAAGATATTCAATCGAAGGATAAGGGAATTTTCAATGCTGATGAAAG GGTTCACATCAGTATTCAGGGGTTGAATTATGAAGGG CCACCCAAAGATATTCAATCGAAGGATAAGGGAATTTTCAATGCTGATGAAAG GGTTCACATCAGTATTCAGGGGTTCAATTATGGAGGG CCACCCAAAGATATTCAATCGAAGGATAAGGGAATTTTTTATGGGCAG AGACAGAGACTCAAGTAA
- the LOC108341529 gene encoding aspartyl protease family protein 2: MKVYLILVLFSVFYVTFKTYTEVDYQNDHTNDPTLTNVESYTKATSSEPTSLNKEEDGVDDISENAHQRSTILRLRRRPMNHGNEPKTLALNLATRDLVRIQTLHRKVTEKKESVSIQQQNSLSNAFIASLESTKDDFSGSIMATLKSGASVGTGEYFIDMFVGTPPKHVWLILDTGSDLSWIQCDPCYDCFEQNGPLYNPKNSSSYRNISCYDPLCQLVSSPDPLQPCKVENQTCPYFYEYADGSNTTGDFALEKFTVNFTWPNGKEKFKPAVDVMFGCGHWNKGFFHGASGLLGLGRGPVSFFSQLQSIYGHSFSYCLTDLFSNSSTSSKLVFGEDKELLNNHNMNFTSFLAGEETPDDTFYYLQIKSIMVGGERLDIPEQSWHWLSEGAASGGTIIDSGSTLTFFPDPVYGIIKEAFEKNIKLQQVAADDFIMAPCYNVSGALQVELPDFGIHFADGAVWNFPAENYFYQYELDEVICLAIMGSPHHSHFTIIGNLLQQNFHILYDMKRSRLGYSPRRCAEV; this comes from the coding sequence ATGAAAGTTTACCTTATTTTGGTCCTCTTTTCAGTTTTCTATGTCACTTTCAAAACATACACTGAAGTTGATTATCAAAATGATCACACCAATGATCCAACTCTCACCAACGTAGAATCTTACACGAAAGCCACTAGTTCAGAACCAACTAGTTTGAACAAGGAAGAGGATGGAGTCGATGATATATCAGAAAATGCTCACCAAAGGTCAACAATCTTACGCCTAAGGCGCAGGCCAATGAATCATGGCAACGAGCCTAAAACACTTGCACTGAACTTAGCGACCAGGGATTTGGTCAGGATTCAGACTCTTCATAGAAAAGTCACAGAGAAAAAGGAAAGTGTCTCCATCCAGCAGCAGAACAGCCTTTCTAATGCTTTTATAGCATCGTTGGAATCTACTAAAGATGATTTTTCAGGTAGCATCATGGCAACCTTAAAGTCTGGGGCCTCTGTTGGCACAGGAGAGTATTTCATAGACATGTTTGTAGGAACACCTCCTAAGCATGTCTGGTTGATACTTGACACTGGCAGTGACCTCAGTTGGATTCAATGTGACCCttgttatgattgttttgaACAAAACGGACCCCTTTATAATCCCAAGAACTCTAGCTCTTACAGGAACATAAGCTGTTATGATCCCCTGTGCCAACTGGTTTCTTCCCCGGACCCTCTTCAGCCTTGCAAAGTTGAAAACCAAACATGTCCTTATTTCTATGAATATGCTGATGGTTCAAACACAACAGGAGATTTTGCGTTAGAAAAATTTACTGTAAACTTCACCTGGCCTAATGGGAAGGAAAAGTTTAAGCCAGCAGTGGATGTGATGTTTGGTTGTGGTCATTGGAACAAAGGCTTTTTTCATGGAGCTTCTGGGTTGTTGGGACTTGGGAGAGGACCTGTTTCCTTTTTCTCACAGCTTCAATCTATCTATGGTCACTCATTTTCTTATTGTCTCACTGACCTATTCAGCAACTCAAGTACTAGCAGCAAATTGGTCTTTGGTGAAGACAAGGAGCTATTGAATAACCACAATATGAACTTCACTTCATTCCTTGCAGGAGAAGAAACTCCAGATGATACATTTTACTATCTTCAAATAAAGTCCATCATGGTTGGTGGGGAAAGGCTTGATATTCCAGAACAAAGTTGGCATTGGTTATCAGAAGGTGCTGCTAGTGGCGGTACAATTATTGATTCAGGTTCTACCTTGACTTTCTTCCCTGACCCAGTTTATGGTATCATCAAAGAAGCGTTTGAGAAAAACATTAAACTGCAACAGGTTGCTGCAGATGATTTTATTATGGCTCCATGTTACAATGTGTCAGGAGCACTGCAAGTGGAGCTGCCTGACTTTGGGATTCATTTTGCAGATGGGGCTGTATGGAATTTCCCAGCAGAGAACTATTTCTACCAATATGAACTGGATGAAGTTATTTGTTTGGCAATTATGGGAAGTCCACATCACTCTCATTTCACAATTATTGGAAACTTACTACAGCAGAATTTTCACATTCTGTATGATATGAAAAGGTCTAGGCTGGGATATTCTCCAAGGAGGTGTGCTGAGGTTTAG
- the LOC108342616 gene encoding uncharacterized protein LOC108342616, which yields MLSLRQSSFPFSKPEGKFSTEESRLAYAKLEKEWSQLMKSLPDAKDNDEEDEESEGEESEVEESEAEEFEAEEESETEESEADESEVDESEVEESEVDESEVEESEAEDINSEESEAEDINSESDAEDSDEEPPRNLTGINQNMRNLSMPRQDKANYA from the exons ATGTTGAGTTTAAGGCAGTCAA GTTTTCCTTTCTCCAAGCCTGAGGGCAAATTCTCTACTGAAG AGAGTCGATTGGCCTATGCCAAACTAGAGAAAG AGTGGTCCCAGCTTATGAAATCGCTTCCAG ATGCAAAGGataatgatgaagaagatgaggagTCTGAAGGTGAGGAATCTGAAGTCGAGGAATCTGAAGCTGAAGAATTTGAAGCCGAAGAAGAATCTGAAACTGAGGAATCTGAAGCCGATGAATCTGAAGTCGATGAATCTGAAGTTGAGGAATCTGAAGTCGACGAATCTGAAGTTGAAGAATCTGAAGCTGAGGATATAAATTCTGAGGAATCTGAAGCCGAAGATATAAATTCTGAATCTGATGCCGAGGATTCAGATGAAGAGCCACCAAG GAACCTCACGGGTATCAATCAAAACATGCGTAATTTGTCTATGCCGAG ACAGGACAAAGCAAACTACGCATGA